The following are from one region of the Candidatus Acidulodesulfobacterium ferriphilum genome:
- a CDS encoding DUF2281 domain-containing protein, translating to MDLSEKIIEAVKSLPESKQVEVLDFMEYLQSTTAASEWNDFSLSSAMKGMEAESSLYSLSDIKESFS from the coding sequence ATGGATTTATCAGAAAAAATAATTGAAGCCGTCAAATCGCTGCCTGAATCAAAACAAGTCGAGGTTCTCGACTTTATGGAATATCTACAGTCAACAACCGCCGCCTCGGAGTGGAACGATTTTTCTCTTTCGTCGGCAATGAAAGGAATGGAAGCCGAAAGTTCTCTTTATTCCTTGAGCGATATAAAGGAATCCTTTTCGTGA
- a CDS encoding type II toxin-antitoxin system PemK/MazF family toxin has protein sequence MILEGQITLFNFPQTDQKQGKLRPALILRKLPNNLNDYLICMISSQIHTLIPELDELIGLEDSDFAISGLKQPSVIRILRLAVVNKSIFLGKIGQIDNERIKRIRRKLALWING, from the coding sequence GTGATATTAGAAGGTCAGATAACCTTATTTAATTTTCCGCAAACCGATCAAAAACAAGGAAAGCTAAGACCTGCTCTTATCTTGCGCAAACTGCCGAATAATCTTAACGATTATCTAATATGCATGATATCCTCGCAAATTCATACACTGATTCCGGAATTAGACGAACTTATTGGTTTGGAAGATTCCGACTTTGCGATATCAGGCTTAAAACAACCGAGCGTTATTCGAATATTAAGGCTCGCGGTAGTCAACAAATCTATCTTTTTAGGCAAAATAGGTCAAATAGACAACGAAAGGATTAAAAGGATAAGACGCAAACTTGCCTTATGGATTAACGGTTAA